In Chloroflexota bacterium, one DNA window encodes the following:
- a CDS encoding NADH-quinone oxidoreductase subunit N: MPDINTWLLISPELILTVVGLLIVVVDLVWREQSEPVLPWLAVLGFALALGATINYWGANQSLFAGMYAVDTYALFFKLISALAGLLTVLVSISFLKGRTPFKGDFYFLLTYAVLATMMMASSTSLLMVYLSIEFLSYTSYLLAGFLREDKKSNEAAIKYFLYGAVTSAVMLYGLSLLYGISGSLNLADMAQVFATATDASTRELGLVAFALVLAGFGFKISAVPFHQWAPDVYEGAPTPIVAFLSVGSKAAGFALLMRVALTAFPGFQTEWAALLSVVSIMTMTLGNLVALQQKNIKRLLAYSSIAQAGYILIGLVSVKLGGASPFAGLNGVLIYLAAYLFTNLGAFIVVVAIESATGAVEIPEYAGLIKRAPLLAALLVIFFLSLAGIPPTAGFIGKFFVFGAALKEGYLALAAIGVVNSVVSVFYYFSVVRAAFFDAPKTAEPIRVPMVVTASVVACAAVVLLLAVFPQQLIDLAAWGMRMVAVAKP; encoded by the coding sequence ATGCCTGACATCAATACCTGGCTTTTGATTTCACCCGAACTGATTCTGACGGTCGTCGGTCTGTTGATCGTCGTCGTGGATTTGGTTTGGCGCGAGCAGAGCGAACCGGTTTTACCGTGGCTCGCCGTGCTGGGTTTTGCGCTCGCGCTCGGCGCGACGATAAATTACTGGGGCGCGAACCAGTCGTTATTCGCCGGAATGTACGCGGTGGACACGTACGCGTTGTTCTTCAAACTGATTAGCGCGTTAGCGGGTTTGCTCACCGTGTTGGTCTCGATCAGTTTCTTGAAGGGACGCACGCCATTCAAAGGCGACTTTTATTTCTTGCTCACGTACGCGGTGCTCGCGACGATGATGATGGCTAGTTCGACCAGTTTGTTGATGGTCTATCTCTCCATCGAGTTCCTGAGTTACACGTCGTACCTGCTCGCTGGATTTTTACGCGAGGACAAGAAATCGAACGAAGCGGCGATCAAGTACTTTTTGTACGGCGCGGTGACGAGCGCAGTGATGCTCTACGGTTTGTCGTTGCTCTATGGCATTTCCGGCTCGCTGAATCTCGCGGACATGGCACAGGTGTTTGCGACCGCGACCGACGCTTCGACGAGGGAACTGGGTCTCGTCGCGTTCGCGCTCGTGCTGGCGGGATTCGGCTTCAAGATTTCGGCGGTGCCGTTCCACCAATGGGCGCCCGATGTCTACGAAGGCGCGCCGACGCCAATTGTCGCGTTCCTCTCGGTCGGTTCGAAAGCCGCGGGCTTTGCGCTGTTGATGCGCGTCGCGTTGACCGCGTTCCCCGGTTTCCAAACCGAATGGGCGGCGTTGCTCTCAGTTGTTTCGATTATGACGATGACGCTCGGCAATCTCGTCGCATTGCAACAAAAGAACATCAAGCGTTTGCTCGCGTACTCGTCCATCGCGCAAGCCGGCTATATTTTGATCGGCTTGGTCAGCGTGAAGCTCGGCGGCGCGTCGCCATTCGCCGGGTTGAACGGCGTGTTGATCTATCTCGCGGCGTACCTATTCACGAACTTGGGCGCGTTCATCGTCGTCGTCGCGATTGAAAGCGCGACCGGCGCGGTCGAAATTCCCGAGTACGCCGGACTGATTAAGCGCGCGCCTTTGCTCGCCGCGTTGCTCGTGATCTTTTTCCTCTCGCTCGCCGGCATTCCGCCGACGGCGGGGTTCATCGGCAAGTTCTTTGTGTTCGGCGCGGCGCTCAAAGAAGGATACCTGGCTCTCGCCGCCATCGGCGTTGTGAACAGCGTCGTCAGCGTCTTCTACTATTTCTCGGTCGTGCGCGCCGCGTTCTTCGATGCGCCCAAGACCGCCGAGCCGATTCGCGTGCCGATGGTTGTGACCGCATCGGTCGTGGCGTGCGCGGCAGTCGTGCTCTTGCTCGCCGTGTTCCCGCAACAACTGATTGACCTTGCCGCGTGGGGTATGCGAATGGTTGCGGTGGCGAAGCCGTAG
- a CDS encoding NADH-quinone oxidoreductase subunit M — protein sequence MIPWLTLLIVLPLIGATALLFFPKGEKANPTIKWFAILWSLIPLAIAGYIWFVLYNTGNAKMQLEESVMWIQSLNVRYHVGIDGLSMPLVFLTTLLTTLSLFYSKYVINDRVREFFLMFLLLETGMIGVFLSLDFFLFYVFWELGLVPMYFLIAIWGHAEDRPQYSAIKFFLYTLAGSVFMLLAIIAMYITTSSASTPGTFDIIELASRKPFANDWTFASLAFWSIFIAFAIKVPLFPFHTWLPDAHTAAPTAGSVILAGILLKLGTYGIVRVLIPIFPQVFQANATIIGILATISIVYGALAAMAQTDFKRLIAYSSVNHMGYVILGIAAAVAAGGATLTDRSIALDGAILQMFNHGVITGSLFFIVGMLYERAHTRDLKMFGGLGAKVPVYGGILLVATFASLGLPGLAGFISEFMVFRGAFATLAVLSTISVLGIIFGAALLLWKVIQNVLLGTFDEAKWDAPHKHLTDLTTPEVLTLAPLVFLMVLIGVYPSVILNTINTISVALISAFKF from the coding sequence ATGATTCCCTGGCTGACTTTATTGATTGTGTTGCCGCTCATTGGCGCAACGGCATTGCTCTTTTTCCCCAAAGGCGAGAAAGCGAATCCAACGATCAAGTGGTTCGCGATCCTTTGGAGTTTGATTCCCTTGGCGATTGCGGGGTACATCTGGTTTGTTTTGTACAATACCGGCAACGCCAAGATGCAACTTGAAGAATCCGTGATGTGGATTCAGTCGCTCAACGTCCGTTATCACGTCGGCATTGATGGATTGAGTATGCCGCTCGTGTTTCTCACGACGTTGCTGACGACGCTCTCGCTGTTTTATTCCAAGTACGTCATCAACGACCGCGTGCGCGAATTCTTCCTGATGTTTCTGCTACTCGAAACTGGCATGATCGGCGTGTTCCTTTCGCTCGATTTCTTCTTGTTCTACGTGTTCTGGGAACTGGGTCTCGTGCCGATGTACTTTCTCATCGCGATTTGGGGACATGCGGAAGACCGTCCGCAGTACTCGGCGATCAAGTTCTTTCTCTACACGCTCGCCGGTTCCGTGTTCATGCTCCTGGCGATCATCGCGATGTACATCACGACGTCGAGCGCGAGCACGCCGGGTACGTTCGACATCATCGAGCTGGCATCGCGCAAACCGTTCGCGAATGATTGGACGTTTGCCTCGCTCGCATTCTGGAGCATCTTTATCGCATTCGCGATCAAGGTCCCGCTCTTCCCGTTCCACACCTGGTTGCCCGACGCGCACACGGCTGCGCCGACCGCTGGCTCAGTCATCCTGGCAGGCATCCTGCTGAAACTGGGAACGTACGGCATCGTCCGCGTGCTCATCCCGATTTTCCCGCAAGTGTTCCAAGCGAACGCGACGATCATCGGCATCCTCGCGACGATCTCGATTGTGTACGGCGCACTCGCCGCGATGGCGCAAACCGATTTCAAACGCTTGATCGCGTACTCGTCCGTCAATCACATGGGCTATGTGATCCTGGGCATCGCGGCGGCGGTGGCGGCGGGCGGCGCGACATTAACCGACCGGAGTATCGCGCTCGACGGCGCGATCTTGCAAATGTTCAATCACGGCGTCATCACGGGATCGCTCTTTTTTATCGTCGGCATGTTGTACGAGCGCGCGCACACGCGCGATTTGAAAATGTTCGGCGGACTCGGCGCGAAGGTGCCGGTGTATGGCGGCATCCTGCTCGTCGCGACGTTTGCGTCGCTCGGCTTGCCGGGACTTGCCGGGTTCATCAGTGAGTTCATGGTGTTCCGCGGCGCGTTCGCAACGCTCGCGGTGCTCTCGACGATTTCGGTACTCGGCATCATCTTTGGCGCGGCGTTGTTGCTCTGGAAAGTGATTCAGAATGTTTTGCTCGGCACGTTCGACGAAGCCAAGTGGGACGCTCCGCACAAACATCTCACCGATCTCACGACGCCCGAAGTGCTCACACTCGCGCCACTCGTTTTCTTGATGGTGCTCATCGGTGTGTATCCGTCAGTGATTCTTAACACGATCAATACGATTTCGGTCGCGTTGATCAGCGCGTTCAAGTTTTAG